The following are encoded in a window of Fluviibacter phosphoraccumulans genomic DNA:
- a CDS encoding CBS domain-containing protein: protein MTVLEAAQSMKAKGVGSVVVESDGALVGIFTERDLMNRVVAAELDVATTVLDTVMTRDVVGLESDKPLSHALHLMHQHGFRHVPVLEQGRPVGMVSSRDALGIEWQQFERELKIADDIAEILA, encoded by the coding sequence ATGACAGTACTGGAAGCGGCGCAGTCGATGAAAGCCAAAGGGGTCGGGTCCGTGGTGGTCGAATCCGACGGTGCTCTGGTGGGTATTTTTACTGAGCGCGATTTAATGAACCGGGTGGTGGCTGCCGAACTGGACGTGGCGACGACTGTACTTGACACTGTAATGACCCGTGACGTGGTCGGCCTGGAGTCTGACAAGCCTTTGTCGCACGCACTGCATCTGATGCATCAGCATGGTTTCCGTCATGTGCCGGTGCTTGAGCAGGGTCGGCCGGTGGGCATGGTGTCGTCGCGTGATGCCCTGGGCATTGAATGGCAGCAGTTTGAGCGTGAGCTCAAGATTGCTGATGACATTGCGGAGATTCTGGCTTAA
- the minE gene encoding cell division topological specificity factor MinE → MSLLSLIFGAKPKTANMAKERLQLIIARERIDDGKPSADFLPAMQQELVAVISKYVHVNADDIKVSMEKKGNYEVLEVNIVLPEQN, encoded by the coding sequence ATGTCCCTGCTCTCCCTCATTTTTGGCGCCAAACCCAAAACGGCCAATATGGCCAAAGAACGCCTGCAGCTGATTATTGCCCGTGAGCGTATCGACGACGGCAAGCCCTCGGCAGATTTCCTGCCGGCCATGCAACAGGAGCTGGTGGCCGTCATCTCCAAGTATGTGCACGTTAACGCTGACGACATCAAAGTGTCGATGGAAAAGAAAGGTAACTACGAAGTTCTGGAAGTGAATATCGTACTGCCTGAACAGAACTAA
- a CDS encoding HpcH/HpaI aldolase/citrate lyase family protein, producing the protein MTQAATNPALTPDDVLFPGEKPFPMLPAVDHYCGSEKLMKKAMALQADIAAEYGPLAMDITCDCEDGAAAGNEKAHAELCVAMINSSDNQFGRVGARIHDVTHEHWKDDLNILVGGAGNKLPFITLPKPRGIEDVALFLKELRAVEQQHGIARAIPAHVLIETHGALHDVWDIAALDGIESLDFGLMDFVSGHFGAIPGSAMKSPGQFDHPLVRRAKLEIASAALGHGKVPSHNVTTELSDLEYIRRDAERARQEFGYLRMWSIHPVQIRPILDAMSPDFSEVQDAAEIVSAAADADWGPIRHNGKLQDRAAYRYYWTLLKRARSTGVPLPAGIAERFFTA; encoded by the coding sequence ATGACGCAAGCTGCGACCAACCCCGCCCTGACACCTGACGACGTGTTGTTTCCCGGCGAAAAACCTTTTCCGATGCTGCCGGCCGTAGACCATTACTGCGGTTCAGAAAAACTCATGAAGAAGGCGATGGCATTACAAGCCGATATCGCTGCCGAATACGGCCCACTGGCCATGGATATCACCTGCGATTGCGAAGACGGGGCCGCTGCCGGCAACGAGAAGGCGCACGCCGAACTGTGCGTCGCCATGATCAATTCCAGCGATAACCAATTCGGCCGGGTCGGTGCGCGCATTCATGATGTGACCCATGAACACTGGAAAGACGATCTGAACATTTTGGTCGGTGGCGCCGGCAACAAATTGCCGTTCATCACCCTACCCAAGCCGCGTGGCATTGAAGACGTCGCACTGTTCCTCAAGGAACTCCGTGCCGTCGAACAGCAGCACGGCATTGCGCGTGCCATCCCGGCACACGTGCTCATCGAAACGCACGGCGCCCTGCACGACGTGTGGGATATCGCCGCCCTCGACGGCATCGAATCCCTAGACTTCGGTCTCATGGATTTTGTCTCGGGTCACTTCGGCGCTATTCCGGGGAGCGCCATGAAGAGCCCGGGGCAGTTTGATCACCCGCTGGTGCGCCGTGCCAAACTGGAAATTGCCAGCGCCGCACTCGGCCACGGCAAAGTCCCGTCGCACAATGTGACTACCGAACTATCGGATCTGGAATACATCCGTCGCGATGCCGAGCGCGCGCGCCAGGAGTTCGGTTACCTGCGCATGTGGAGTATTCACCCGGTGCAGATTCGCCCGATTCTGGATGCCATGAGCCCGGATTTCTCCGAAGTGCAGGATGCGGCAGAAATCGTCAGTGCCGCGGCCGATGCCGACTGGGGCCCGATCCGCCATAACGGCAAATTGCAGGACCGGGCCGCTTACCGGTATTACTGGACGCTCCTCAAACGTGCCCGGAGCACCGGGGTGCCGCTGCCGGCAGGCATTGCCGAACGATTTTTTACTGCATAA
- a CDS encoding malate dehydrogenase: protein MSKAPMRVAVTGAAGQIGYSLLFRIASGEMLGKDQPVILQLLDLPQAQKAVQGVMMELDDCAFPLLAGMVATDDPNVAFKDADVCLLVGARPRGPGMERADLLQANGAIFTVQGEAIAKNAKEDVKVLVVGNPCNTNALIAGAAARKVGRTNPNNYHGMLRLDHNRALTQLAQKSGRPVSSLQKLVVWGNHSPSMYADYRFCTSNGDSVKDLINDAAWNNDVFLPTVGKRGAAIIDARGLSSAASAANAAIDHIHDWHLGSDQWVTMGIPAPADNGYGIPEGIVFGFPCECKGGNFTLIKGLEIDEYSKGKIALTLKELTDEKEAVASML from the coding sequence ATGTCCAAAGCGCCTATGCGCGTCGCCGTCACCGGCGCCGCTGGTCAGATCGGTTATAGCCTGCTGTTCCGTATTGCTTCCGGCGAAATGCTGGGCAAGGATCAGCCCGTCATTCTTCAACTGCTCGACCTGCCACAAGCCCAGAAGGCTGTGCAAGGCGTCATGATGGAGCTGGACGACTGTGCATTCCCATTGTTGGCTGGCATGGTTGCCACCGATGACCCGAATGTTGCCTTCAAAGACGCCGACGTCTGCCTGCTGGTTGGCGCCCGTCCGCGCGGCCCAGGCATGGAACGTGCCGATCTGCTGCAAGCCAACGGCGCTATCTTCACCGTTCAGGGCGAAGCCATTGCCAAGAACGCCAAGGAAGACGTCAAGGTACTGGTCGTAGGCAACCCCTGCAACACCAACGCCCTGATTGCTGGCGCTGCTGCCCGTAAGGTTGGCCGTACCAACCCGAACAACTACCACGGCATGCTGCGTCTGGATCACAACCGTGCACTGACCCAACTGGCCCAGAAATCTGGTCGTCCCGTGTCGTCGCTGCAAAAACTGGTTGTGTGGGGTAACCACTCGCCATCGATGTACGCTGACTACCGCTTCTGTACGTCGAACGGCGACAGCGTGAAAGACCTGATCAACGATGCAGCCTGGAACAACGATGTGTTCCTGCCCACCGTTGGCAAGCGCGGCGCCGCTATTATTGATGCCCGTGGTCTGTCGTCGGCTGCTTCGGCCGCCAACGCCGCCATCGATCACATCCACGACTGGCACCTGGGTTCAGACCAGTGGGTCACCATGGGTATTCCTGCACCAGCCGACAACGGCTACGGCATTCCTGAAGGCATCGTCTTCGGTTTCCCCTGTGAGTGCAAGGGCGGCAATTTCACCCTGATCAAGGGCCTGGAAATCGATGAGTACTCGAAGGGTAAGATTGCGCTGACCCTGAAGGAACTGACCGATGAGAAGGAAGCGGTTGCTTCGATGCTGTAA
- the minC gene encoding septum site-determining protein MinC has translation MTHDTANNSDIALIEFKGTTLPVLAITLRSLDLQELTNAGSTLFGEGAFFDDDLAVLDLSQVITWPEDIAWSLIVQLLTSHGLRVLGVTRANPDLTASAARAGLPLLALSAGRSAKPAPVAKKASAPDPELDKIPASLRKKPAPETAPVGSAGPDKSEPEESLLDNPGTLIIDRPLRSGQQVYARGGDLVILAAVNPGAEVIADGNIHVYAPLRGRALAGARGNAQARILTTVFAAELVSIAGIYRTFEDGVPAKLANQPVQVRLAQEPAISANTGLKSRLEIDILRVD, from the coding sequence ATGACGCACGATACTGCCAACAACAGCGACATCGCCCTGATTGAATTTAAGGGCACGACGCTACCCGTATTAGCCATCACCCTACGCAGCCTGGACCTCCAAGAACTCACCAACGCGGGTAGTACGCTGTTTGGTGAAGGGGCTTTTTTTGATGATGATTTGGCGGTTCTGGATCTCAGCCAGGTCATCACCTGGCCGGAAGACATCGCTTGGTCGCTGATCGTACAGCTCCTGACCAGCCACGGACTGCGCGTTCTGGGCGTCACCCGGGCCAACCCGGATCTGACGGCATCCGCCGCCAGAGCTGGCCTACCCTTGCTGGCACTGAGTGCCGGACGCTCCGCCAAACCAGCGCCCGTTGCCAAAAAAGCCTCCGCACCCGATCCAGAACTCGACAAGATTCCCGCCAGCCTGCGTAAAAAACCGGCACCTGAAACCGCCCCCGTTGGCAGCGCTGGACCGGATAAATCCGAACCGGAAGAAAGCCTGCTGGACAATCCCGGCACCTTGATCATTGACCGTCCGCTACGCTCCGGCCAACAGGTTTACGCACGTGGTGGCGATCTGGTGATTCTGGCCGCCGTCAACCCCGGCGCCGAGGTCATCGCCGATGGCAACATCCATGTGTATGCGCCGTTGCGCGGCCGTGCCTTAGCGGGTGCCCGTGGCAATGCCCAGGCACGCATTCTCACTACGGTGTTTGCTGCCGAGTTGGTATCGATTGCTGGCATCTATCGGACTTTTGAAGACGGCGTACCCGCCAAACTGGCCAATCAGCCGGTACAGGTGCGTTTAGCGCAAGAGCCGGCTATTTCAGCCAATACAGGCCTCAAATCGCGCCTGGAAATCGATATTCTTCGCGTCGATTAA
- the nuoN gene encoding NADH-quinone oxidoreductase subunit NuoN, translating into MNPYVLDLITASPEVLVLAMGCLILILDLFVKDPSHTSTFVLTQLTLVGAAILTLFTSTGEVVYAFNGLYVDDLMGDLLKLVLYLTVMVTMFYARPYVLQRPDLRRGEFYVLMLFATLGMMVMISANHLLTIYLGIELLSLSVYALVAMNRDSVASTEAAMKYFVLGALASGLLLYGMSMVYGATGTLSIPEISDALVANASNPTVLIFGLVFIVSGLAFKLGVVPFHMWVPDVYQGAPTAITMLIGGAPKLAAFAITMRLLVSGLLLLAPDWQGMLLILAVLSLAIGNLAAIPQTNIKRMLAYSTISHMGFVLLGIVVGVVGGDARFALNAYSSSMFYVVSYVMMSVAAFGVIILLSRAGFEADRLDDFKGLNKRSPWFAAVMMMIMFSMAGVPFFIGFFAKFSILQAVVASGQIGLAIYAVLMSLIGAFYYLRIVKLMYFDEPIDETPITAPMDMRVLLSVNGVAIALFGLFPQTIMSLCAFSLLRSL; encoded by the coding sequence ATGAACCCCTACGTGCTCGATCTCATTACAGCCAGCCCAGAAGTTCTGGTTCTGGCCATGGGCTGTCTGATTCTCATCCTGGACCTTTTCGTTAAAGATCCCAGTCATACATCGACCTTTGTACTGACGCAGCTGACCTTGGTTGGCGCAGCGATTCTGACCCTGTTCACCAGTACGGGTGAAGTGGTTTACGCTTTTAATGGCCTGTACGTTGATGACCTGATGGGCGATCTCCTCAAGCTGGTGCTTTATCTGACTGTCATGGTCACGATGTTCTACGCGCGGCCTTATGTGTTGCAGCGTCCGGATCTGCGTCGTGGCGAGTTTTATGTGCTGATGCTGTTTGCTACTCTCGGCATGATGGTCATGATCTCGGCGAACCACCTGCTGACCATTTACCTGGGTATTGAACTGCTGTCGCTGTCGGTTTACGCACTGGTGGCCATGAACCGCGACAGCGTGGCTTCGACCGAAGCGGCCATGAAGTATTTCGTCCTCGGCGCCCTGGCGTCTGGTCTGCTGCTCTATGGCATGTCCATGGTCTACGGTGCCACGGGTACGCTGAGCATTCCGGAGATCTCTGACGCGCTGGTCGCCAATGCGTCGAATCCGACCGTGCTGATTTTTGGTTTGGTCTTCATTGTGTCGGGCCTGGCCTTCAAGCTCGGCGTGGTCCCGTTCCATATGTGGGTCCCGGATGTGTACCAAGGTGCGCCGACGGCCATCACCATGCTGATTGGTGGGGCGCCCAAGCTGGCTGCCTTTGCCATCACGATGCGTCTGCTGGTCTCTGGTTTATTGCTGCTGGCCCCTGACTGGCAGGGCATGTTGCTGATTCTGGCGGTGTTGTCGCTGGCGATTGGTAACCTGGCCGCCATTCCGCAAACCAACATCAAGCGGATGCTGGCCTATTCGACCATTTCTCACATGGGCTTCGTCCTGCTGGGTATCGTGGTCGGTGTGGTTGGTGGTGATGCACGCTTTGCCCTGAACGCCTACAGCTCGTCGATGTTCTATGTCGTTTCTTACGTCATGATGAGCGTTGCCGCTTTCGGCGTGATTATCCTGCTGTCGCGTGCTGGTTTTGAAGCGGATCGCCTGGATGACTTCAAAGGTCTGAACAAGCGTAGCCCCTGGTTCGCCGCCGTCATGATGATGATTATGTTCTCGATGGCGGGTGTGCCGTTCTTTATCGGCTTCTTTGCCAAGTTTTCGATTCTGCAGGCCGTGGTTGCTTCGGGCCAGATCGGCCTGGCTATCTACGCTGTGCTGATGTCACTGATTGGCGCGTTCTACTATCTGCGTATCGTAAAACTCATGTACTTTGATGAGCCGATTGATGAAACTCCGATCACAGCGCCGATGGATATGCGTGTACTGCTTTCTGTAAACGGTGTTGCCATTGCGTTGTTTGGCCTGTTTCCGCAAACGATTATGTCGCTGTGTGCTTTTTCATTGCTGCGTTCGCTGTAA
- the minD gene encoding septum site-determining protein MinD, whose amino-acid sequence MTRIVVVTSGKGGVGKTTTSASFASGLAMRGFKTAVIDFDVGLRNLDLIMGCERRVVYDLVNVISGEATLNQALIKDKHCENLFVLPASQTRDKDALTEEGVEKVLKDLEHMGFEYVICDSPAGIERGAVMALTFADEAIIVTNPEVSSVRDSDRILGILQAKSKRAQAGGEPVKEHLLVTRYSPKRVEDGEMLSYKDVQEILRVPIIGVIPESESVLHASNQGTPAIHIEQSEVAEAYKDVIARFLGEDAPLRFVSYEKPGLFKRLFGG is encoded by the coding sequence GTGACTCGTATTGTTGTCGTAACTTCAGGTAAAGGCGGCGTCGGCAAGACGACGACCAGCGCCTCTTTCGCCAGCGGTCTGGCCATGCGCGGTTTTAAAACCGCTGTCATCGACTTTGATGTGGGTCTGCGCAACTTGGACCTGATCATGGGCTGTGAACGCCGCGTTGTTTACGATCTGGTTAATGTCATTTCTGGTGAGGCCACGCTCAATCAGGCGCTCATTAAAGACAAACATTGCGAAAATCTGTTCGTGCTGCCCGCGTCGCAAACGCGCGACAAAGATGCCCTCACTGAAGAAGGTGTCGAAAAGGTTCTGAAGGATCTGGAACACATGGGCTTTGAATACGTCATCTGTGATTCGCCAGCCGGTATCGAACGCGGTGCCGTTATGGCCCTCACCTTTGCTGATGAAGCCATTATCGTGACCAACCCGGAAGTATCCTCCGTGCGAGACTCGGATCGCATTCTGGGCATCCTGCAAGCCAAATCCAAGCGCGCTCAAGCCGGCGGCGAACCCGTTAAAGAACATCTGCTGGTGACCCGTTATTCACCGAAGCGCGTGGAAGACGGTGAGATGCTGTCGTACAAGGACGTTCAGGAAATCCTGCGCGTGCCCATCATCGGTGTCATTCCAGAATCCGAGTCGGTGCTGCACGCATCGAATCAGGGTACCCCGGCGATCCATATCGAACAGTCCGAAGTGGCCGAAGCCTACAAGGACGTCATCGCCCGCTTCCTCGGTGAAGATGCCCCGCTGCGCTTTGTCTCGTACGAGAAGCCCGGTCTCTTCAAGCGTCTGTTCGGAGGCTAA
- a CDS encoding NUDIX domain-containing protein: MTDKDSHLIETCIDSERIWQGRLLDVHRDRVRLPDGSEGVREYVVHPGAVVIIPVLPDGRLIFERQYRYPVGRVMLELPAGKIDPNEDPLLTAKRELHEETGHAADQWRHLGTMHPTIGYANERIEIFLAQGLVSLGQNSLDEGEFLELVELSLPEAMEAVRRGELTDGKTLSALLWAEKVLTGVWA; this comes from the coding sequence ATGACGGATAAAGATAGCCACCTGATTGAAACCTGTATTGATAGCGAACGGATCTGGCAGGGGCGGCTGCTCGATGTGCATCGTGATCGGGTCCGGTTGCCGGATGGTAGTGAAGGGGTGCGCGAGTATGTCGTGCATCCAGGCGCGGTCGTGATTATTCCAGTGCTTCCGGATGGCCGGTTAATTTTTGAACGTCAGTACCGGTATCCGGTCGGCCGGGTCATGCTGGAGCTACCCGCAGGCAAGATTGATCCGAACGAAGACCCGCTGCTCACGGCGAAAAGGGAGCTCCATGAAGAAACCGGCCATGCTGCAGACCAATGGCGGCATCTGGGGACGATGCATCCCACCATTGGTTATGCCAACGAACGCATTGAGATCTTTCTGGCGCAGGGGTTAGTGTCTCTGGGACAGAATTCGCTGGATGAAGGGGAGTTTCTTGAGCTGGTTGAATTAAGCCTGCCTGAAGCGATGGAGGCCGTACGCCGTGGTGAACTGACCGATGGCAAGACGCTTTCTGCCTTACTGTGGGCAGAGAAGGTGCTGACCGGGGTATGGGCCTGA